One genomic region from Sphingobacterium sp. UGAL515B_05 encodes:
- a CDS encoding ABC transporter ATP-binding protein, with product MIQIEDINKSFGDNHVLKGISANFEPGKVSLIIGGSGSGKSTLLKCIVGLHQPEKGKVIFDGKDFTRMNFEERVPIRKEIGMLFQNSALFDSMTVEQNIMFSLDMFTEMSKAEKLDRANHCLEQVNLEGRNKLFPAELSGGMKKRVGIARAISMNPKYLFCDEPNSGLDPETSIVIDELVLKITQELKCTTVVVTHDMNSVMGIGEYILFLYKGQKFWEGSNKDMMRSDVEELNNFVFASPLMKSAKASMGQ from the coding sequence ATGATTCAAATCGAAGATATTAACAAGTCATTTGGAGACAATCATGTTCTGAAGGGTATCAGTGCAAATTTCGAACCTGGAAAAGTGAGTTTGATTATTGGAGGGTCAGGTTCGGGAAAGAGTACTTTATTGAAATGTATTGTGGGCCTGCACCAACCGGAAAAAGGAAAGGTGATTTTTGATGGCAAAGATTTTACTCGGATGAATTTTGAAGAGCGTGTTCCTATTCGAAAAGAAATAGGCATGCTTTTTCAAAATTCAGCGCTGTTTGATTCGATGACGGTCGAACAGAATATCATGTTTTCGTTGGACATGTTTACGGAGATGTCCAAAGCGGAAAAATTGGACCGTGCGAATCATTGCTTGGAACAGGTCAATCTGGAGGGAAGAAATAAACTGTTCCCCGCAGAACTTTCGGGGGGGATGAAAAAGCGGGTTGGAATTGCACGTGCAATCAGTATGAACCCCAAATACCTTTTTTGTGATGAACCCAATTCTGGATTAGACCCGGAGACTTCGATTGTTATTGACGAATTGGTGCTAAAAATTACGCAAGAATTGAAATGTACGACGGTCGTTGTTACACATGATATGAATTCTGTGATGGGAATCGGTGAGTATATTTTGTTTCTCTATAAGGGACAAAAATTCTGGGAAGGTTCCAATAAGGATATGATGCGATCGGATGTGGAAGAATTGAACAACTTTGTTTTTGCAAGTCCATTAATGAAAAGTGCTAAGGCATCTATGGGACAATAA
- a CDS encoding class I SAM-dependent methyltransferase has product MILAATNIQLLTPQHWKDYELIDCGDFEKLERFGDLILIRPEPQAVWPKALSDADWNKRYHIKFKGRSATSGEWLKKNPKVQDRWHIEYKNNDVAIKFRLGLTSFKHVGIFPEQAVNWDYISESVRSFKTEKPKVLNLFAYTGGASLIAKAAGADTTHVDSIKQVVTWANENMEISNLDNIRWVVEDALKFVKRELKRGNTYNGIILDPPAYGHGPKGEKWKLEDHIMEMMTEVVQLLDPKEHFLILNTYSLGFSSVIVENLIKTAFPKVENLEIGELFLQATAGPKLPLGVFGKFRKIAK; this is encoded by the coding sequence TTGATTTTGGCAGCAACAAATATACAACTATTGACCCCACAGCATTGGAAGGACTATGAACTCATTGACTGTGGTGATTTTGAAAAACTGGAACGTTTTGGTGATTTAATTTTAATCAGACCAGAACCTCAGGCTGTATGGCCTAAGGCATTGAGTGATGCGGATTGGAACAAGCGTTACCATATCAAATTCAAAGGTCGTTCGGCTACTTCTGGAGAATGGTTGAAGAAAAATCCGAAGGTCCAGGACCGTTGGCACATCGAATATAAAAATAACGACGTGGCCATCAAATTTAGATTGGGCTTGACATCTTTTAAACACGTCGGGATATTTCCGGAGCAGGCTGTAAATTGGGATTATATTTCGGAATCTGTTCGTTCATTTAAGACGGAGAAACCGAAGGTTCTAAATCTTTTTGCATACACGGGTGGAGCATCTTTAATAGCAAAGGCTGCCGGCGCGGATACAACGCACGTAGATTCGATTAAACAGGTAGTTACCTGGGCTAATGAAAATATGGAGATTTCCAATTTGGATAACATTCGTTGGGTGGTTGAAGATGCTTTGAAGTTTGTAAAACGTGAGCTGAAAAGAGGTAATACGTATAATGGGATTATTTTGGACCCACCGGCATACGGACATGGGCCGAAGGGAGAGAAATGGAAATTGGAAGATCACATTATGGAAATGATGACTGAGGTCGTTCAATTATTGGATCCTAAAGAACATTTCTTGATTTTAAATACGTATTCATTAGGCTTTTCTTCTGTTATTGTTGAAAATTTAATTAAGACGGCTTTTCCAAAAGTGGAAAACTTAGAAATAGGGGAGTTGTTTTTACAAGCAACTGCGGGACCAAAACTTCCACTTGGCGTATTTGGTAAATTTCGCAAAATAGCGAAATAA
- the purU gene encoding formyltetrahydrofolate deformylase translates to MHNQTLILIQCQDAVGLVANISNTLAKYQLNIVTMREYVDEEANKFFVRVVCHGLMSEQKQLSDSLAEVLPPSAQIQINPNNRKKIVVLVTKEHHCLADILVRQHFESWGAEVQAVIGNYESLRSFTEKFDIPFHCISHENLTKETFEKQLIAQIQNYHFDYIILAKFMRILSPKFVSTFENKLVNIHHSFLPAFIGANPYKQAHARGVKIIGATAHFVTDQLDEGPIIVQDIRHVNHTYTVKDMVTAGKEIEKAVLSRAIRLLSEDRVMRNDYKTIVFE, encoded by the coding sequence ATGCACAACCAAACCTTAATTCTGATCCAATGTCAAGATGCCGTTGGATTGGTCGCCAACATTTCAAATACGCTAGCAAAATATCAACTCAATATTGTCACCATGCGTGAATATGTGGATGAAGAAGCCAACAAATTTTTCGTGCGTGTCGTGTGTCACGGGCTCATGTCTGAGCAGAAACAGCTTTCCGATTCCCTTGCCGAAGTACTTCCTCCATCCGCTCAGATACAGATAAACCCCAATAACCGCAAAAAAATCGTCGTCCTCGTGACCAAAGAGCACCACTGCCTTGCCGATATCTTAGTAAGACAACACTTCGAATCATGGGGAGCGGAGGTGCAAGCAGTAATTGGTAATTATGAATCACTACGCTCCTTTACGGAAAAGTTCGATATCCCATTTCATTGTATCTCGCATGAAAACCTAACAAAGGAAACATTCGAAAAACAACTGATCGCACAAATCCAAAACTATCATTTCGATTATATTATTTTAGCGAAGTTCATGCGGATCTTGTCCCCTAAGTTTGTCAGTACCTTTGAAAATAAACTGGTCAACATACACCATTCATTTCTCCCCGCTTTTATTGGCGCCAACCCGTACAAGCAGGCTCATGCAAGAGGAGTTAAGATCATCGGCGCCACAGCGCATTTCGTTACCGACCAACTCGATGAGGGCCCCATCATCGTACAGGATATACGACATGTCAACCACACCTATACTGTAAAAGATATGGTAACTGCCGGAAAAGAAATAGAAAAGGCTGTTTTGAGCAGAGCAATTCGTCTCCTTAGCGAAGATCGTGTGATGCGCAACGATTACAAGACAATTGTATTTGAATAG